A stretch of Oryza brachyantha chromosome 4, ObraRS2, whole genome shotgun sequence DNA encodes these proteins:
- the LOC107303444 gene encoding uncharacterized protein LOC107303444 → MYYVSPVAGELYYLRMLLMIVKGATSYADVKTYEGVVYPTFRQACEARGLLENDNEWHLLFDEAIVSASSYQLSGGNIDDYDLPQPALHPDDDIGNRMVNEELALDNVALAAHADSIIPKLNPEQRYVFDTIMCRVAESKPGFFFVYGMVALVVVLGGDFRQILPVIRKGCRASIVDASITNSPLWSHAVLLRLTVNMRLLQCELSEQRRHELEQFSQWVLALGDGRLPVSKKKDESEATWIDIPDDLLIKAHGDKIHAIVHEVFPDFASRYTDSSYLASRAIVCPNNLTVDEINDFIVGMVPSEMKEYLSCDTISKSTDHIPDFDLMYPTEFLNSITANNFPAHKLTLKKGVVVILLRNLNQSMGCLMVII, encoded by the exons ATGTATTATGTTAGCCCTGTTGCTGGAGAATTATACTACCTACGAATGTTGTTGATGATAGTAAAGGGTGCGACTAGCTATGCCGATGTCAAGACCTATGAGGGTGTTGTTTACCCAACATTTAGACAGGCATGCGAGGCAAGAGGGCTTCTTGAGAACGATAACGAGTGGCACTTGCTCTTTGACGAGGCTATTGTGTCTGCATCATCCTACCAATTAAG TGGTGGTAATATAGACGATTATGACCTGCCACAACCAGCATTGCATCCAGATGATGATATTGGGAATAGGATGGTCAATGAAGAACTAGCTCTTGATAATGTTGCTCTTGCTGCCCATGCTGATTCCATCATACCCAAACTAAACCCTGAACAAAGATACGTGTTTGACACAATAATGTGTCGTGTTGCTGAATCGAAGCCtggatttttctttgtttatgGCATGGTGGCACTG GTTGTTGTCTTAGGTGGCGATTTTAGACAGATATTACCGGTCATAAGGAAAGGGTGTCGTGCTTCTATAGTCGATGCATCTATAACGAATTCTCCGCTTTGGAGCCATGCTGTTCTTCTCAGGCTTACTGTCAACATGCGGCTCTTGCAATGCGAGCTTAGTGAACAACGACGGCACGAGCTAGAACAATTTTCTCAATGGGTGTTAGCGCTTGGTGATGGCAGGTTGCCAGTGTCAAAGAAAAAGGATGAATCTGAGGCAACTTGGATTGACATCCCTGATGATTTGTTGATAAAAGCACATGGTGATAAAATACATGCGATAGTACATGAGGTGTTCCCAGACTTTGCCTCTAGGTATACGGACTCTTCTTATCTAGCATCACGTGCTATTGTTTGCCCGAATAACTTAACTGTCGACGAGATAAATGATTTCATAGTTGGTATGGTGCCTAGTGAAATGAAAGAATACCTTAGCTGCGACACCATTTCAAAATCAACTGATCATATACCAGATTTTGATCTTATGTACCCAACTGAGTTTCTAAATTCAATTACTGCTAACAATTTTCCAGCGCATAAGCTTACACTAAAAAAGGGTGTTGTGGTGATACTGCTAAGAAATCTAAATCAGTCGATGGGTTGTCTGATGGTGATCATATAG
- the LOC102718354 gene encoding calnexin homolog yields MAGGRALLLLPLLLSALLVQIRASDPLFYEPFDESFEGKWVVSGKDDYKGLWKHEKSDGHEDYGLLVSEKAKKYAIIKELDEPVTLKDGTVVLQFEVRLQNGLECGGAYIKYIRPQDAAWDAKEFDNDTPYTIMFGPDKCGSTNKVHFILKHKNPKTGKYVEHHLKFPPSVPYDKLSHVYTAILKPDNEVRILVDGEEKKKANFLSADDFEPALIPSKTIPDPDDKKPEDWDERAKIPDPDAVKPDDWDEDAPMEIEDEEATKPEGWLDDEPEEIDDPEAIKPEDWDDEEDGEWEAPKIDNPKCEEAPGCGEWKRPMKQNPAYKGKWHAPLIDNPNYKGIWKPQEIPNPEYFELDKPDFDPIAAIGIEIWTMQDGILFDNILIADDEKVATSILEKTWKPKYEVEKEKEKAEEAAAAGADGLSEFQKKIFDVLYKIADIPFLEPYKTKIIDVIEKGEKQPNITIGIVVSIVVVLVTVLFKILFGSKKPVAPVKPVAEVKKPKTNESDAAGSSGDKEDEKEEEEKEEAAAPRRRSRRET; encoded by the exons atggcgggcgggcgcgcgctcctcctgctgccgctgctgctctccGCGCTGCTCGTCCAGATCCGCGCCTCCGATCCG CTGTTCTACGAGCCGTTCGACGAGAGCTTCGAGGGGAAGTGGGTCGTCTCCGGGAAGGACGACTACAAAG GTTTATGGAAACACGAAAAGAGTGATGGGCATGAAGACTATGGCCTACTTGTTAGTGAGAAGGCCAAGAAATACGCCATAATCAAGGAGCTTGATGAGCCTGTTACTTTGAAGGATGGGACTGTTGTCCTACAGTTTGAAGTGAGGCTTCAGAATGGCCTTGAGTGCGGAGGTGCCTATATTAAGTACATCCGCCCTCAGGATGCTGCATGGGATGCCAAGGAGTTTGATAATGACACTCCTTACACTATTATGTTTGGTCCTGACAAATGTGGATCAACTAACAAGGTGCATTTCATCCTTAAGCACAAGAACCCCAAGACTGGCAAGTATGTTGAACATCACCTCAAGTTCCCACCATCTGTCCCCTATGATAAACTCTCTCATGTCTACACGGCTATCTTGAAGCCGGATAATGAGGTGAGAATTTTGGTTGATggggaagagaagaagaaggcaaACTTTCTCTCTGCTGATGATTTTGAGCCAGCACTTATCCCATCGAAGACCATTCCTGATCCTGATGACAAAAAGCCAGAAGACTGGGACGAGAGAGCTAAAATCCCTGATCCAGATGCTGTGAAGCCTGATGACTGGGATGAGGATGCCCCTATGGAAATTGAAGACGAAGAGGCCACGAAGCCAGAGGGGTGGCTGGATGATGAGCCTGAGGAAATTGATGATCCGGAGGCTATCAAGCCTGAAGACTGGGATGatgaggaggatggagagtgGGAGGCACCAAAGATTGACAACCCCAAGTGTGAAGAGGCTCCTGGATGTGGTGAGTGGAAGAGGCCAATGAAGCAGAATCCTGCTTACAAGGGCAAGTGGCATGCACCTCTGATTGACAACCCCAACTACAAAGGAATCTGGAAGCCCCAAGAGATCCCCAACCCTGAGTACTTTGAGCTTGACAAGCCTGACTTCGATCCAATTGCTGCTATTGGGATTGAGATCTGGACGATGCAGGATGGCATCTTGTTTGACAACATTTTGATCGCTGATGATGAGAAAGTTGCCACTTCTATCCTGGAGAAGACCTGGAAGCCCAAGTATGAAgtagagaaggagaaggagaaggctGAGGAGGCTGCTGCGGCAGGTGCTGATGGTCTTTCCGAGTTCCAG AAGAAGATCTTTGACGTCTTGTACAAAATCGCTGACATTCCATTCTTGGAACCTTACAAGACTAAGATCATT GATGTAATCGAGAAAGGAGAGAAGCAGCCCAACATCACAATTGGAATTGTAGTTTCGATTGTTGTCGTTTTGGTGACTGTGCTCTTCAAGATCCTATTCGGCAGCAAGAAACCAGTG GCTCCTGTGAAGCCCGTGGCCGAGGTCAAAAAACCCAAAACTAACGAGTCTGACGCAGCTGGAAGCAGCGGTGACAAGGAGGATgagaaggaagaggaagagaaggaGGAAGCTGCTGCCCCACGACGGAGGTCCCGAAGGGAGACATAG